The following coding sequences are from one Candidatus Binatia bacterium window:
- a CDS encoding glycosyltransferase family 4 protein: MNPAKKPKRILICGGLPQSLVLFRGTLIRELIERGIDVTACANGADATTSKKLKIWGARYYPLRIDRTGFNPISDVLYLFQLVCLIRKIQPDAILGYTHKPVIFSAIAGRICRVPIRCGWITGLGYAFMPFGGFRQKLARKFLTLLYMISLRFNTMVLFQNRDDAETFHALTILPDSLPTTITRGSGIDLEEYPKKPAPIGPPRVLLIARLLADKGIREFAEAIRIAKRNHPTLEADLVGPFDPNPAGIDESEVSAWVQEGLLRYHGNQDDVRPFLENCSVYVLPSYREGTPHTVLEAMATGRPIITTD, encoded by the coding sequence ATGAACCCCGCAAAGAAGCCTAAGCGCATATTGATTTGCGGCGGCCTGCCCCAATCACTGGTACTCTTCAGAGGGACGCTAATACGGGAATTAATTGAGCGAGGAATAGACGTCACGGCATGTGCCAACGGCGCGGATGCTACGACCTCCAAAAAGCTTAAAATCTGGGGGGCACGCTACTATCCATTAAGAATCGACCGGACAGGTTTCAACCCGATTTCAGATGTTCTGTACCTATTCCAATTGGTTTGTTTGATACGGAAAATCCAACCCGATGCCATACTCGGCTACACCCACAAGCCGGTGATTTTTTCGGCGATAGCTGGGAGAATTTGTCGAGTTCCGATTCGGTGCGGATGGATCACCGGATTGGGCTATGCCTTCATGCCCTTTGGAGGATTCCGCCAAAAGTTAGCGCGCAAATTCCTGACACTCCTCTACATGATTTCTTTACGTTTCAATACTATGGTCTTGTTTCAAAACCGAGATGATGCAGAAACATTCCACGCACTCACGATTCTCCCGGACTCGCTACCCACGACCATAACCAGAGGTTCTGGAATCGACCTCGAAGAGTACCCAAAAAAACCTGCACCCATTGGTCCTCCGCGCGTTCTTCTGATTGCCAGGCTATTGGCCGACAAGGGCATACGCGAATTCGCGGAGGCAATCCGCATAGCCAAACGGAACCATCCGACACTGGAGGCAGACCTTGTCGGCCCCTTTGACCCTAATCCAGCAGGGATTGATGAGTCCGAGGTCAGCGCATGGGTCCAAGAAGGATTACTTCGCTACCACGGGAACCAGGACGATGTTCGACCATTCCTGGAAAACTGTTCCGTTTATGTTCTTCCGTCGTACAGGGAGGGGACCCCGCATACGGTGCTGGAGGCGATGGCCACAGGTCGTCCCATTATCACCACCGAC
- a CDS encoding acetyltransferase yields the protein MKTLAIYGTSGCARGVLPIVRSSIDPSETRLVFVDDNPAIQGTLVNGTPCVSFDELRNGEISQTKLSIAIAAPAIRKTLVERCAAAGFGFFDVVAESHLRFDDVEIGQGAILCDNTQITSNVRIGRHFHGNIYSYIEHDCVIGNFVTFAPRVCCNGNVIIEDGAYIGAGAMLRQGMPDKPLRIGAGATVGMGAVVTRDVISNTTVAGNPARILRPQTSLAP from the coding sequence ATGAAAACTCTGGCGATTTACGGCACCTCAGGGTGCGCCCGTGGTGTCCTGCCGATTGTCCGGTCGTCGATTGATCCCTCTGAAACCAGACTGGTCTTCGTGGATGACAACCCAGCCATTCAGGGGACCTTGGTCAACGGGACCCCATGCGTCTCCTTCGACGAACTACGCAACGGCGAAATATCCCAAACGAAACTCTCGATCGCCATCGCGGCCCCCGCGATCCGAAAAACGCTTGTCGAGAGGTGCGCGGCCGCCGGGTTCGGATTTTTCGACGTGGTCGCCGAGAGCCATCTGCGCTTTGACGATGTCGAGATCGGCCAAGGGGCGATTCTATGCGACAATACGCAAATCACCTCCAATGTCCGCATCGGGCGTCACTTCCACGGCAATATCTATTCCTACATCGAACATGATTGCGTGATTGGCAACTTTGTCACCTTTGCCCCGCGGGTCTGCTGTAACGGGAACGTCATTATTGAAGATGGCGCATACATCGGCGCCGGAGCAATGCTGCGGCAGGGCATGCCCGACAAGCCCTTGCGAATCGGCGCAGGTGCGACGGTGGGGATGGGGGCGGTAGTCACCCGCGATGTCATCTCAAACACCACTGTAGCGGGCAACCCCGCCCGAATCCTACGACCACAGACCTCCTTGGCGCCATGA
- a CDS encoding aminotransferase class I/II-fold pyridoxal phosphate-dependent enzyme, with product MSAPTKSTEPTEPILLSPPHLSGEEIQLVTKAIESNWIAPVGPDLDAFEAELAAKVGVSAAAGVSSGTAALHLALQILGVGSGDEVLCSTFTFAASANPILYCGATPVFIDSSPDTWNMDPALLDQELRAMAARGCLPKAAIVVDLYGQCADYDPILTSCAEFDVPVISDAAEALGASYGDTKAGSLGDIAIVSFNGNKILTCSGGGALLSDNPEYAERARFLATQARDPAPHYEHTTVGYNYRLSNLLAAIGRGQLRVLEDRVAARRAIRELYKKELAGVSGITFAPEADYGQSNGWLTCILVDEQVFGASREDIREHLGSLQIESRPLWKPMHEQPVFAKYRAVGGDISSRLFRDGLCLPSGSALPEDSVARIASEIAGVGK from the coding sequence ATGAGTGCGCCGACTAAATCGACCGAGCCAACCGAACCGATTCTTCTCTCGCCACCGCATTTATCCGGCGAAGAAATCCAATTGGTCACAAAGGCGATCGAATCCAACTGGATTGCCCCGGTAGGTCCCGATCTGGACGCGTTCGAGGCCGAACTCGCCGCCAAGGTCGGTGTTTCCGCCGCGGCCGGTGTTTCCAGCGGAACGGCGGCCCTGCATCTGGCTCTGCAAATTTTGGGCGTTGGCTCAGGAGACGAAGTACTCTGCTCCACGTTTACCTTTGCTGCTTCCGCAAATCCGATCCTCTATTGCGGTGCGACTCCGGTCTTTATCGATTCATCACCGGACACCTGGAACATGGACCCGGCTCTACTGGACCAGGAACTGCGTGCGATGGCCGCTCGAGGCTGTCTTCCCAAAGCGGCGATTGTCGTCGACCTCTATGGACAGTGCGCCGACTATGATCCGATTCTGACCAGCTGTGCGGAATTCGACGTGCCGGTGATCAGTGACGCGGCCGAAGCTCTGGGTGCGTCTTATGGTGACACGAAGGCCGGCAGTCTGGGCGATATTGCGATCGTTTCTTTCAACGGCAACAAAATTCTGACGTGTAGTGGCGGCGGTGCCCTGCTCTCGGACAACCCGGAATACGCCGAGCGCGCTCGGTTCCTTGCCACGCAGGCACGAGATCCGGCACCGCACTACGAGCACACCACCGTCGGCTACAACTACCGGCTGTCGAACCTGCTTGCCGCGATCGGGCGCGGCCAGCTGCGCGTGCTCGAAGATCGCGTCGCCGCGCGGCGCGCGATCCGGGAGCTGTACAAAAAGGAACTCGCGGGCGTCTCAGGGATCACTTTTGCGCCCGAAGCGGACTATGGGCAGAGCAACGGCTGGCTGACCTGCATCCTCGTGGACGAACAGGTCTTTGGTGCCTCGCGGGAAGATATACGAGAACACCTCGGCTCGCTGCAGATTGAATCCCGTCCACTTTGGAAACCCATGCACGAGCAACCCGTCTTTGCGAAATACCGCGCCGTGGGAGGAGATATTTCCAGCAGGCTGTTTCGCGACGGCCTTTGTCTGCCAAGCGGATCCGCCCTGCCTGAGGATTCGGTAGCGCGCATTGCGTCGGAAATTGCAGGAGTCGGCAAATGA